In Deinococcus depolymerans, the following are encoded in one genomic region:
- the ppsA gene encoding phosphoenolpyruvate synthase, producing MDMIRVFHTLRMTDVETVGGKNASIGEMIQGLAGAGVRVPGGFATTADAFRLFLQENRIEESINARLKALDVNDVVALAEAGRTIRAQVEAAALPAALEQAIRDGYAALAAESGVSDPDVAVRSSATAEDLPEASFAGQQETFLNVRGIDSVLRHVRLVFASLYNDRAISYRVHHNFAHADVALSAGVQRMVRTDLGASGVAFTLDTESGYRDAVLVTSAYGLGELVVQGAINPDEFFVYKPALKGGKKAILRRTLGSKARRMTYAPEGGVQTEDVPLAEQRAFSLSDADLTELARQCVTIEEHYGRPMDIEWGKDGRDGLIYILQARPETVQSRAGQTLERFELTGRGEVLVEGRAVGNRIGTGVVRVVTDLAQMSQVQDGDVLVADMTDPDWEPVMKRASAIVTNRGGRTCHAAIIARELGIPAVVGSGNATRELRSGQTVTVSCAEGDTGFVYAGPVSFRVNRVELGNMPEVGMKIMMNVASPDRAFSFAALPNEGVGLARVEFICSNVIGIHPRALLDYPDVPEDVRAQIDEKTGGYATPRDFFREKLAEGVSSIAAAFAPKPVIVRLSDFKSNEYAHLIGGAAYEPHEENPMIGFRGASRYRSPDFAAAFALECEAIREVRDDMGLTNVQVMIPFVRTVSEAAQIIEILAKNGLKRGKNGLKIIMMCEIPSNAILADQFLEHFDGFSIGSNDLTQLTLALDRDSGLVADLFDEQNEAVLALMGQAIQAAKRAGKYVGICGQGPSDHPALAQWLMEQGIDSVSLNPDSVLGTWLHLAGETVPA from the coding sequence ATGGATATGATTCGCGTGTTCCATACACTAAGGATGACCGACGTGGAGACCGTGGGCGGCAAGAACGCCTCCATCGGCGAGATGATCCAGGGTCTCGCGGGGGCCGGGGTGCGCGTGCCCGGGGGGTTTGCCACGACCGCCGACGCCTTCCGGCTGTTCCTGCAGGAAAACCGCATCGAGGAGAGCATCAACGCCCGCCTGAAGGCGCTGGACGTGAACGACGTGGTCGCCCTGGCCGAGGCGGGCCGTACGATCCGCGCGCAGGTCGAGGCGGCCGCACTGCCCGCCGCGCTGGAACAGGCCATCCGTGACGGGTACGCCGCGCTGGCCGCCGAGTCCGGCGTGAGCGACCCGGACGTGGCCGTGCGCTCCAGCGCCACCGCCGAGGACCTGCCGGAAGCGAGTTTCGCCGGGCAGCAGGAGACGTTCCTGAACGTGCGCGGCATCGACTCGGTGCTGCGCCACGTGCGGCTGGTGTTTGCCAGCCTGTACAACGACCGCGCGATCAGTTACCGCGTGCACCACAACTTCGCGCACGCGGACGTGGCCCTGTCGGCCGGCGTGCAGCGCATGGTCCGCACCGACCTGGGGGCGTCCGGCGTGGCGTTCACGCTGGACACCGAGAGCGGCTACCGCGACGCGGTGCTGGTCACGAGTGCGTACGGGCTGGGGGAACTGGTCGTGCAGGGGGCCATCAACCCGGACGAGTTCTTCGTGTACAAACCCGCCCTGAAAGGCGGGAAGAAGGCCATCCTGCGCCGCACGCTGGGCAGCAAGGCGCGGCGGATGACGTACGCCCCGGAGGGCGGCGTGCAGACCGAGGACGTGCCCCTCGCCGAGCAGCGGGCCTTCTCGCTGTCAGACGCCGACCTGACCGAACTCGCGCGGCAGTGCGTGACCATCGAGGAGCACTACGGCCGCCCCATGGACATCGAGTGGGGCAAGGACGGCCGCGACGGCCTGATCTACATCCTGCAGGCCCGCCCGGAGACCGTGCAGAGCCGCGCCGGACAGACCCTGGAACGCTTCGAACTGACCGGCCGGGGCGAGGTGCTCGTCGAGGGCCGCGCCGTCGGGAACCGCATCGGGACCGGCGTGGTGCGGGTCGTGACGGACCTCGCGCAGATGAGTCAGGTGCAGGACGGCGACGTGCTGGTCGCCGACATGACCGACCCCGACTGGGAACCCGTCATGAAACGCGCCAGTGCCATCGTCACCAACCGGGGCGGACGCACCTGCCACGCCGCGATCATCGCCCGCGAACTGGGCATTCCGGCCGTGGTGGGCAGCGGGAACGCCACCCGCGAGCTGCGCAGCGGGCAGACGGTCACGGTGTCCTGCGCCGAGGGCGACACGGGCTTCGTGTATGCCGGGCCGGTGTCGTTCCGCGTGAACCGCGTGGAACTGGGCAACATGCCCGAGGTCGGCATGAAGATCATGATGAACGTCGCGTCACCCGACCGGGCCTTCAGTTTCGCGGCCCTCCCGAACGAGGGCGTGGGCCTGGCGCGCGTGGAATTCATCTGCTCGAACGTGATCGGCATTCACCCGCGCGCCCTGCTGGACTACCCGGACGTGCCGGAGGACGTGCGCGCCCAGATCGACGAGAAAACGGGCGGGTACGCCACGCCCCGCGACTTCTTCCGCGAGAAACTGGCCGAGGGTGTGAGCAGCATCGCCGCCGCCTTCGCACCCAAGCCCGTGATCGTGCGCCTGAGCGACTTCAAGAGCAACGAGTACGCGCACCTGATCGGCGGGGCCGCGTACGAGCCGCACGAGGAGAACCCCATGATCGGTTTCCGGGGCGCCAGCCGCTACCGCTCGCCGGACTTCGCGGCGGCCTTCGCGCTGGAGTGCGAGGCGATCCGCGAGGTCCGCGACGACATGGGCCTGACGAACGTGCAGGTCATGATTCCCTTCGTCCGCACCGTCAGCGAGGCCGCGCAGATCATCGAGATCCTCGCGAAAAACGGCCTGAAACGCGGTAAGAACGGCCTCAAGATCATCATGATGTGCGAGATTCCCAGCAACGCCATTCTCGCCGACCAGTTCCTCGAACACTTCGACGGCTTCTCGATCGGCAGCAACGACCTCACGCAGCTGACCCTGGCGCTGGACCGCGACAGCGGCCTCGTCGCCGACCTGTTCGACGAGCAGAACGAGGCGGTGCTGGCCCTCATGGGTCAGGCGATCCAGGCCGCCAAGCGCGCCGGGAAGTACGTCGGCATCTGCGGGCAGGGCCCCAGCGACCACCCCGCCCTCGCCCAGTGGCTCATGGAACAGGGCATCGACTCGGTCAGCCTCAACCCCGACAGCGTGCTGGGCACGTGGCTGCACCTCGCCGGAGAGACCGTCCCGGCGTAA
- a CDS encoding pyruvate, water dikinase regulatory protein has product MPEPRTIVIVSDHTGLTAENIARALLAHFPGQPLRYLRRPFTADVTAARAVTREITALAQRGERPLVFTTVTRPDVIQELQTSPAQVFDVLSPGLTLLEQEFAQPAARIIGGHHDMRDTQEYLGRMDALDFALATDDGLGDRQYSLADVILVGVSRAGKTPTSLFLALQHGVRASNYPLAEDDFERDSLPIPLEPHRAKLHGLTIDPRRLHAIRTQRKPGSRYASPEQCEFEVRRAERLFQRAGIPVRDTTSASVEEIAAGILNTLRKG; this is encoded by the coding sequence ATGCCCGAACCGCGCACCATCGTGATCGTGAGCGACCACACCGGACTCACCGCCGAGAACATCGCCCGCGCCCTGCTGGCCCACTTTCCCGGCCAGCCGCTGCGGTACCTGCGCCGCCCCTTCACTGCCGACGTGACCGCCGCCCGCGCCGTCACCCGCGAGATCACCGCCCTCGCGCAGCGCGGGGAGCGCCCCCTGGTCTTCACGACCGTCACCCGCCCGGACGTCATCCAGGAACTCCAGACCAGCCCCGCCCAGGTGTTCGACGTGCTCTCCCCGGGCCTGACCCTGCTGGAACAGGAATTCGCGCAGCCGGCCGCCCGCATCATCGGCGGCCACCACGACATGCGCGACACCCAGGAGTACCTGGGCCGCATGGACGCCCTTGATTTCGCCCTCGCCACCGACGACGGCCTGGGCGACCGCCAGTACAGCCTCGCGGACGTCATCCTGGTCGGCGTCTCCCGCGCCGGGAAGACCCCCACCAGCCTCTTCCTGGCCCTGCAGCACGGGGTGCGGGCCAGCAACTACCCGCTCGCCGAGGACGACTTCGAACGCGACAGCCTGCCCATCCCGCTCGAGCCGCACCGCGCCAAACTGCACGGCCTGACCATCGACCCACGCCGCCTGCATGCCATCCGCACGCAGCGCAAGCCCGGCAGCCGCTACGCCAGCCCCGAACAGTGCGAGTTCGAGGTCCGCCGCGCCGAACGCCTGTTCCAGCGCGCCGGAATTCCCGTGCGCGACACCACCTCCGCCAGCGTCGAGGAGATCGCCGCCGGGATTCTCAACACCCTGCGCAAGGGCTGA